CGGGCGCGGTGATGGTCTTCAATTCGACGCGGGACATCATCGACATAGTCCATAATGATATACGTTTTCTCAACGAGGAATCCTGCGGTAAATGCACGCCCTGCCGCGAGGGGACCGAGGTGATGCTGGAGATATACGGGCGTTTACAGCAGGGGGACGGCAGAGAGAGGGATATAAGTACGCTGGAGGAGCTGGCACGCACGATGGCGGCTGCCTCGCTGTGCGGGTTGGGACAGGCGGCCGCCGTGCCCGTATTGGACTCACTGAGATATTTCTATAACGAGTATATAGACAGGGTCAACCAATCGCAGTTTCTGCGCAGCTACCTCGGCGGTGAATTAGTTGTATCGAAGGAGGGAATCAGATGAGTACGAACTCGCAAGATCAGACAGCGCGCATGCAGGAGATGTTCGATAACCTTTCTGCGGATAAATACCCGCTCAAAGAGTATAAGTATATCGGTCAGAAAAGCCCGCGAAGGATAGACGGCCTGGCCAAGGCATCGGGCCATGCCGATTATACTATGGATATACAGCTTCCGGGCATGCTGTATATGCGTCTTCTTATGTCCCCCTACCCCAATGCCAGGATAGTCAAAATGGATACCGGCAAGGCCGAGAAGCTGCCTGGAGTCAGGTATGTTTTGCGCTACGATGATCCGGAGGTTCAGAAGTCTGAGATCATAGGAAAGACGGCAGGATTTTTCGGAATTGACAGGGCTCTTTCCGATTCAGCGCACATGGAAGGGGAACTGGTCGGAGCTGCCGTTGCGGCTGAGACTGAGGAAATCGCCGAGGAAGCGCTTTCCCTGATCGAGATCGAATGGGAGGAGCGGCCCTTTAATCTGGACCCTGTGGCAGCCAGCGATCCGGCAGCGCCGCTCAGCTGGCCGGAGCGCTATAGCGACGGCAACCACTTCAACCGCGGCGCCTATGATGAACTGACGCACGGAGATGTAAAGAAAGGCTTTGCCGAGGCGGATAAAGTCATAGAATTCAGCTTCAAACGTACCGCTAATACCTGGGTAGGTCCCGAGAGGCCCTGCGGCATTTTCAAATGGAATGGTGACAATGCCGAGATCTGGCTGAAGCACCAGCGGGTGCACCTGCCCAAGAGCCGTATCTCAGAGTGGTACGGCGGCATTCCCATGAGCAAAATAGAGATACATTCTCTATATCAGGGGGCCAGCTTTGGAGGCTGGTGCCAGATAGACTGGAACCTGGGCCCATTATGGTGTGCCGGTGCAGTCTCAAAGAGGGTGGGGCGGCCGGTTAAATATGTCTTCACACGTCGTGAGGATTTCTTCGGCGGTTCCATGGACGAAGGCACCTACTTCTTCAAAGTCGGATTTAAAAATGACGGCACTATCACCGCCGTGGATGTAGACCTGTACCATGTAAATGCCATCTGGCCGGTTTTCAGCCCGGCATTGCATATACATGACAATACCAGGGTGCAGCACCTCCACGGGCAGTCCAAGTCCATCTGGGTGAATAAGGGGCACACGGTTCCCACTCGATGTGAGATGCTGCCGCCGGTACTTGCCCAGACCATGATATTCGATCGCGTGGCCACCGAGTTGGGTATGGATCCCACGGAACTGGCTTTGAAGAACGATGGTTGTATGGGCCATGATATGGAGTGGGCCAGGGAAGAAAAGGAAAAGCGCGGCTTTCCGGCGCGCGACAGCCTGAAGGAATGCCTCGAGAAGGGCAAGGGTGATTTCAGATGGGACCAGGCATGGCACAAGCCGGGCGCCAGGAAGTTGCCAAACGGGCGCATGCACGGGGTGGGCTTCAGCTGGGCTCATGAGTGGGACGACTCCAGCGGCGGCGGCGAATTCGCCATACGTATCGAGAGGACCGACGGGACAGCCACATTGATGGCCATGGGTGCGGACAACGGCGTCAATGCGGAGGATACCTATTGCCAGATCGCTGCCGATGAACTGGGTTTTCGTTTGCAGGATGTTAATTATAATCCGCAGGTCTACCGCGGTTTCTATCGCATGACACCGGATTCCTCCACCAATATGTCGATCAACGGCTGGGCGGTGCGTCACGCCGCCAGGATACTCAAGCAGAAGATACTTGAATCTGCAACAAGCCCTTCCTCTTCAACACAGAGAGGAAAATTCCAGCCGGCTTTCCCCGACACCAGGCCCGAGGACCTGGATATCAAAGACAGCGTGATAATCGTTAAGTCGGATCCCAAACGGCAGATGAGCATAGCCGACTTCGTAAGATTGGCCGGAGAGAGCGGGCCGTTTGCTACTGACGAGTTTCTGGGAACACGGGTTGGCTGGTCAGAGCCGTTGTTTGCGGCGGGCTATCACGTTCAGTACGGCGCGTATAATCCGGTCAATCCCCGGCCGCGCTTCTGCCGCCAGGCCCATTTCATGGAAATTGAGATCGATACAGAGACCGGCGAGGTCTTCGTTACCAGAGTGCTTAACGTTAACGACGTGGGCAAGGTCATCAACCGCATGAGTTGCGAAGGTCAGCAATACGGTGGCAGCATCATGGGAGTGAGCAGGGCCAAGTTAGAAGAGGTGATACACGACCCGGTTACCGGCGTGATGCTCAACGGGAACCTGCTCGACTATAAGATAGCCACTATGAAAGATCTGGGGCCTGTGGGTACTATCTTATTGGAGACGGGCATGGGCTACGGCCCCTATGGGCTGATCGGCATTGGCGAGGACGTCGGCACAGTTGTCCCCGGGCTGCTGGCGCCTGCGGTCTACAACGCCATCGGAGTCTGGATAGACGAGCTGCCCATTACCCCGAGCAAAATACTGAAGGCACTGGGAAAATTATAGCATAAAAACAAAGCTTCGAAAGAGGAGGACGAGAACTTGAGTAAAGAGATAAAGAATTTCGTTTGCCCCTACTGCGGGGAATCTCATGATACGCAGGACGGGCTGAAAAGCCATGTCTTCAAATCGCACAAGGGACGCGGCCTGCCCACAGCCGAGGGCCGCATAAAATTGACAATCAACAGGGCGGAGCACTCCTTCCTGGTGGAGCCCAACTGGACCCTCTACTACCTCATCCACGACGTACTCGGCCTGACGGGATCCAAGCAGTTCTGCGACCGCGGCGCCTGCAGCTCCTGCACCATGATCGTGGACGGTAAACCCGTCCTCTCCTGCATGATGCTGGCCATCGAGTGCGACGGCAAGACCGTCGAGACCGTCGAGGGCATCGCAGCCGACGGCCATCCCCTGATCGAAGCCTATGTCAACAACCACGCCATGCAGTGCGGCTACTGCACGCCCGGCTTCGTGGTCGCCTCCAAGGCCCTGCTCGATCGCAACCAGGACCCCAGCGAAGAGGAGATCGTCGACGCGCTGGCGGGCAACCTGTGCCGCTGCAGCACCTATCCGCAGCATCCCATAGCAGTCAGAGAAGCCGCTGAAAAAATGAAGGCAGGTGGCAAGAAGTGAAGGAATTTAAACATTTCAACGCATACAGTGTGGACGAGGCCGTGGCCCTCATGGGCCGCTACGGTGAACGCGCCGCCGTCATTGCAGGCGGCACCGATATCCTGGGCAAGATGAAAGACTCCATCCTGCCCGCCTACCCGGAAGCCCTCATTAACATCAAGACCATACAGGGGCTGAGCGACATCAAGGAGTCGGGCGGCATGCTCAACATAGGCGCGCTGGCCCTGCTGGCCGATATCGCCGACAACGCCGTCATCAAGTCCAAATACGCCGCCCTGGCACAGGCCGCCGGCAGGACCGCCTCACCCCACCTGCGCAACATGGGCACCATCGGGGGCAACATCTGCCAGGACATCCGCTGCTGGTACTACCGCAACCAGAACAACAGGTTCTCATGCCTGCGCAAAAAGGGCGGCAGGTGCTACGCTATCAAGGGCGACAACCGCTACCACTCCATCTTCGGCGGCAGCGTCTCCGGCGGCTGTTTCGCAGTCCATCCCAGCGACACCGCCCCCGCCCTGGTGGCCCTCGATGCCAAAATCGTGACCTCCAGCCGCACCATCGACGCCGAGAACTTCTTCGAGGTCAAGCCCGTCAAGACCACCGTGCTCAAGGCCGACGAGATCGTCACCGGCATACAGATTCCCGAGCCCGCCGCAGGATCGTCCAGCGCGTTCCTCAAGTTCGCCCTGCGCAGGTCCATCGACTTCCCCATCGTCAACTGTGCGGTCATGATCACAACCAGGGACGGCAAGGTCTCAGCCGCCAGGATATGCCTCAATGCCGTCCATGTCATACCCTACCGGTCTGTTCAGGCGGAGCAGGCGGTTATCGGCAAGAAAATAGATGAAGCGCTGGCTGAAGAAGCGGGCCAGGCCGCTGTATCCGCAGCCAAACCGCTCGAACACAACAAGTACATGGTGGCGGTCGCCAGGACGCTGGTTAAAAGGACGCTGCTGGCCTGCGTGGAGAAGTAACATATGACAGATCTGCTGGACATCATCGCCGGCCACCTGAAGCGCGGCGAAGACCTGGTGCTGGCCAGGGTTATCAGTATAAAAGGCTCAAGCCCGCGACACCTTGGCGCCGCTATGATCATACGCAGGAACGGCGGGATTGAAGGAACCGTGGGCGGTGGCCTGATCGAGGCTGCTACCATGAGAAAAGCCGTTGACCTGTTCCGTGAAAAAGGCTTCGCCAGGCTGTGGTTTGATATGACGGGCGATGACATAACCGTAACTGATATGGTTTGCGGCGGCAAATGTGAACTGCTGATTGAGTATCTTCCTGCCGATCACGATACGTCGGCGGTATTTAATAGTCTGTTGGCGGGCAGGCGGCATAACCATAAAAGTTACATAATAACTGCGCTGCCTGCCGCTGGGGAAGGTTCCGAGCCGCTGGAACACAGTGTGCTTGCTCCGGGCCTTTCCTGTGCCACGGGTTCGGATGGGTCCGTCGGATTATCAGCCAGACTGACGGACATGGTATGGAGTCTGAATGAACCTGCGCTGATAGATATCGAGGGTCAGCAGTTCTGGATTGATATCGTGCTTAATACGGGTGTCGCATATATTTTCGGAGCGGGTCACATATCTCGCGAAGTCAATGATCTGGCGATCAGGGTGGGTTTCACGACCGTAGTGCTGGATGACCGTAGCGAATACGCCAACCGCGAGCGGTTTGCGTTGCCGACAGAGCTTATTGTGCTTGAATCGTTTGACGATTGTTTCAACGGTCTTCAAATCGATGATGACAGTTATTTGGTTATTGTTACCCGCGGGCATGCTTATGACAAAACCGTGCTGGCGCAAGCTCTGCGTACAAAAGCCGGCTACATCGGCATGATCGGCAGCAATCGCAAGAGAGATGCTATTTATAAAGCGCTGTTAGAGGAAGGTTTCACAGCAGAGCAGCTTAAAGTGGTGTATTCCCCTATCGGCCTGAAGATAGAAACCGAGACACCTGCCGAGATAGCGGTCAGCATCGTTGGGGAATTAATAAATATAAGGGCGCAGAAGAGGAAATGGAGAAGCCAGGCATCACAGCCATAATACTGGCGGCCGGGTACTCGGAAAGAATGAAGCGGTTTAAACCGCTGCTGGATCTGGGCGGCCAGCCGGTCATTGAGAGGGTAATATCATCATTCCTGAATGCAGGGATAAGCGATATACGAGTTGTCGCAGGCTATTGCAGGGAGAAACTAGTTCATGCGCTGGCCGGTCAAAGTGTAAAGGTGGTAATAAACGACCGTTTTGCCGCAGGGATGTTCTCTTCAGTGCGGGCAGGAGTTACAAACCTGGATTCATCCACGGAGGCGTTTTTTCTTATGCCTGCCGATGTTCCGCTGGTCAGACAGGAGACTATTCGATATCTGGCCGGCGCCTACAGACTTCACAGTGATAGAATTTTAATTCCGGTATTTGGCGCAAGACGGGGGCATCCTCCGCTGATAGCTGCCAGGTTTGCAGGCTCGATAATCGATTATAGCGGAGAAAACGGGCTGGGGGGTGTATTTAGCCTTCACAGCGCCGATATTGTTGCTCTGCCGGTCCCGGACGGGAATATTTTGCTCGATATGGACACGCCGGAGGATTATGTGACCCTGTGCAGGAGATTACAAAGGATGAACGTTCCAACCGCTGCTGAATGCGAGGTCATAATGAGCGATATCCACGGCGTACCGGATGCAGTGATCGCTCATTGCAAAGCGGTGGCATCAGTAGCGCTATTGATTGCTGATAAGATGAACCGGTGTGGATTCAATGTCGACAGGGAGCTTCTCATGTCGGCAGCGCTGCTGCACGACCTGGCGAAAGGGAGGCCGGACCATGCCGCGGAGTCGGCACGTATAATAAGAGCGATGGGATATCCCACAGTCGCCGGGCTTGTCGAAACCCACATGGATATAATTCCCGGCGAAGGCGAGGAAGTCACAGCTGCGGAGGTGCTTTACCTGGCAGATAAACTGGTCAGCAGCGACAGGGTAGTGCCTTTGCAGAATCGTTTTGGCCGGGCTGTTGATCGATATGGAGATAATGCGGAAGCGGCCGACAGGATCAGGATCCGCTATGAGAATGCACTTAATATTCTAACTCGAATCGAAGCGCGCACCGGCGCTCTTGATTTCAGCAGCCGTACGATGGCGGGAGCACAGCCGTGAGCCTGGATCTGAGGATCATCACTAACATTGGTGGCTTTTCACTGAATGTGAGTTGGACCATGGAGAGCGAGCTGGTTGTGCTCTTCGGGCATTCCGGCTCCGGCAAGAGCATGACGTTGCGCACCATCGCAGGAATAGTTCCACAGGGCGAC
This genomic window from Dehalococcoidia bacterium contains:
- a CDS encoding DVU_1551 family NTP transferase, which gives rise to MEKPGITAIILAAGYSERMKRFKPLLDLGGQPVIERVISSFLNAGISDIRVVAGYCREKLVHALAGQSVKVVINDRFAAGMFSSVRAGVTNLDSSTEAFFLMPADVPLVRQETIRYLAGAYRLHSDRILIPVFGARRGHPPLIAARFAGSIIDYSGENGLGGVFSLHSADIVALPVPDGNILLDMDTPEDYVTLCRRLQRMNVPTAAECEVIMSDIHGVPDAVIAHCKAVASVALLIADKMNRCGFNVDRELLMSAALLHDLAKGRPDHAAESARIIRAMGYPTVAGLVETHMDIIPGEGEEVTAAEVLYLADKLVSSDRVVPLQNRFGRAVDRYGDNAEAADRIRIRYENALNILTRIEARTGALDFSSRTMAGAQP
- a CDS encoding xanthine dehydrogenase family protein molybdopterin-binding subunit is translated as MSTNSQDQTARMQEMFDNLSADKYPLKEYKYIGQKSPRRIDGLAKASGHADYTMDIQLPGMLYMRLLMSPYPNARIVKMDTGKAEKLPGVRYVLRYDDPEVQKSEIIGKTAGFFGIDRALSDSAHMEGELVGAAVAAETEEIAEEALSLIEIEWEERPFNLDPVAASDPAAPLSWPERYSDGNHFNRGAYDELTHGDVKKGFAEADKVIEFSFKRTANTWVGPERPCGIFKWNGDNAEIWLKHQRVHLPKSRISEWYGGIPMSKIEIHSLYQGASFGGWCQIDWNLGPLWCAGAVSKRVGRPVKYVFTRREDFFGGSMDEGTYFFKVGFKNDGTITAVDVDLYHVNAIWPVFSPALHIHDNTRVQHLHGQSKSIWVNKGHTVPTRCEMLPPVLAQTMIFDRVATELGMDPTELALKNDGCMGHDMEWAREEKEKRGFPARDSLKECLEKGKGDFRWDQAWHKPGARKLPNGRMHGVGFSWAHEWDDSSGGGEFAIRIERTDGTATLMAMGADNGVNAEDTYCQIAADELGFRLQDVNYNPQVYRGFYRMTPDSSTNMSINGWAVRHAARILKQKILESATSPSSSTQRGKFQPAFPDTRPEDLDIKDSVIIVKSDPKRQMSIADFVRLAGESGPFATDEFLGTRVGWSEPLFAAGYHVQYGAYNPVNPRPRFCRQAHFMEIEIDTETGEVFVTRVLNVNDVGKVINRMSCEGQQYGGSIMGVSRAKLEEVIHDPVTGVMLNGNLLDYKIATMKDLGPVGTILLETGMGYGPYGLIGIGEDVGTVVPGLLAPAVYNAIGVWIDELPITPSKILKALGKL
- a CDS encoding XdhC family aldehyde oxidoreductase maturation factor; amino-acid sequence: MTDLLDIIAGHLKRGEDLVLARVISIKGSSPRHLGAAMIIRRNGGIEGTVGGGLIEAATMRKAVDLFREKGFARLWFDMTGDDITVTDMVCGGKCELLIEYLPADHDTSAVFNSLLAGRRHNHKSYIITALPAAGEGSEPLEHSVLAPGLSCATGSDGSVGLSARLTDMVWSLNEPALIDIEGQQFWIDIVLNTGVAYIFGAGHISREVNDLAIRVGFTTVVLDDRSEYANRERFALPTELIVLESFDDCFNGLQIDDDSYLVIVTRGHAYDKTVLAQALRTKAGYIGMIGSNRKRDAIYKALLEEGFTAEQLKVVYSPIGLKIETETPAEIAVSIVGELINIRAQKRKWRSQASQP
- a CDS encoding FAD binding domain-containing protein; its protein translation is MKEFKHFNAYSVDEAVALMGRYGERAAVIAGGTDILGKMKDSILPAYPEALINIKTIQGLSDIKESGGMLNIGALALLADIADNAVIKSKYAALAQAAGRTASPHLRNMGTIGGNICQDIRCWYYRNQNNRFSCLRKKGGRCYAIKGDNRYHSIFGGSVSGGCFAVHPSDTAPALVALDAKIVTSSRTIDAENFFEVKPVKTTVLKADEIVTGIQIPEPAAGSSSAFLKFALRRSIDFPIVNCAVMITTRDGKVSAARICLNAVHVIPYRSVQAEQAVIGKKIDEALAEEAGQAAVSAAKPLEHNKYMVAVARTLVKRTLLACVEK
- a CDS encoding (2Fe-2S)-binding protein, whose product is MSKEIKNFVCPYCGESHDTQDGLKSHVFKSHKGRGLPTAEGRIKLTINRAEHSFLVEPNWTLYYLIHDVLGLTGSKQFCDRGACSSCTMIVDGKPVLSCMMLAIECDGKTVETVEGIAADGHPLIEAYVNNHAMQCGYCTPGFVVASKALLDRNQDPSEEEIVDALAGNLCRCSTYPQHPIAVREAAEKMKAGGKK